In Ruminococcaceae bacterium BL-4, one DNA window encodes the following:
- the rsmH gene encoding 16S rRNA m4C1402 methyltransferase (Evidence 2a : Function from experimental evidences in other organisms; PubMedId : 9294438, 9721276, 10572301, 16849811, 19965768, 20924196, 22561317, 27711192; Product type e : enzyme), giving the protein MNYQHRPVLFEEAIESLQIRPNGHYIDGTAGGGGHSQAILDRLTSGKLLSIDQDPDAIETVTKRFSGNPCSIIRQANFSQMQQIADEEGILPVDGVLLDIGVSSYQLDTPERGFSYHYDAPLDMRMSKSGPSAKDLVNTLSVAELAKIISQYGEDRNSARIARGIVAAREKMPIETTLQLAEIVKESVPAAVRRQPGHPARQTFQALRIAVNGELDRLHEGLNAAFASLAPGGRLSVITFHSLEDRIVKHQMAQWCQGCTCPPDFPICVCGKKPQAELVFKKGLVPNEKELEENPRSRSARLRCCTKLEQR; this is encoded by the coding sequence ATGAATTATCAACATCGTCCTGTTTTATTTGAAGAAGCAATTGAAAGCTTACAGATACGCCCCAATGGGCATTATATTGATGGTACAGCTGGCGGCGGCGGCCATTCGCAGGCAATCCTTGATCGTCTGACGTCTGGAAAGCTGCTTTCGATTGACCAGGATCCGGATGCAATTGAAACGGTTACGAAGCGTTTTTCCGGTAATCCGTGCAGCATTATTCGGCAGGCAAACTTTTCTCAGATGCAGCAAATTGCCGATGAGGAAGGAATCCTTCCGGTGGATGGTGTTTTGCTGGATATTGGCGTTTCCTCTTATCAGCTGGATACACCGGAACGCGGATTTTCCTATCATTATGATGCACCCCTTGATATGCGTATGAGTAAATCCGGGCCTAGTGCAAAAGATCTAGTGAATACGCTTTCAGTGGCAGAATTAGCGAAGATTATTTCACAGTATGGGGAAGATCGAAATTCCGCTAGGATTGCGCGTGGCATTGTAGCTGCACGAGAAAAAATGCCAATTGAAACAACTCTTCAGTTGGCCGAAATCGTGAAGGAAAGTGTTCCCGCGGCAGTTCGGCGTCAACCTGGACATCCGGCGCGCCAAACTTTTCAGGCACTGCGGATTGCAGTAAATGGAGAGTTGGATCGTCTTCACGAGGGCTTAAATGCAGCGTTTGCCAGTCTGGCGCCTGGAGGTAGGCTCAGTGTGATTACATTCCATTCGTTGGAAGACAGGATTGTGAAACACCAAATGGCTCAGTGGTGTCAAGGCTGTACTTGCCCACCGGATTTTCCAATTTGTGTTTGCGGCAAAAAGCCGCAGGCCGAGTTGGTTTTTAAAAAGGGATTGGTTCCAAACGAAAAAGAACTGGAAGAAAATCCTCGCTCCCGCAGTGCAAGACTTCGTTGTTGTACTAAATTAGAGCAAAGGTAA
- the uvrC gene encoding UvrABC system protein C: protein MEQTPDQKKKELRKKAMKLPLSPGVYLMHDRSGKIIYIGKAKALKNRVSQYFGSEKNHDDKVRQMVAHVDWFEYILTDSEFEALVLECSLIKQHTPKYNILLKDDKGYHYIKVTNEEWPRISQSKQAPDDGNTYIGPYVSSWATKESVDEALKIFRLPSCNRHFPRDIGKGRPCLNFFIKQCCAPCRGKISKEEYLESVNEAIDFLKGGSSESVRKLTEKMNKAAENLEFEYAARIRDRLSAIRKMGDRQKVVAISVPEQDVIALAQGPTACCFQVFRFQDGRLCDRESFPMGRCGEPESARREFLERYYTIRNRIPPRVTLDGPAESMDLLERWLTEKRGSRVLLSVPQKGEQAKLAEMVRQNAAEAVAQTTGRTVKETSALDELGRKLGLSEPPKYIESYDISNLQGGENVAGMIVFENGRPLKSAYRKFGIKTVEGQDDYASMRETLERRFEEYELHKEEGEGFGRLPDLILLDGGKGQVAAVRPVLEEHHLEIPLFGMVKDSSHRTRAITGDGGEISISSNRAAFTLVSSIQDEVHRFAIGYHRQLRKKHSISSALTTVEGIGEKRAKALLRYFRTMTAIREAELSQLEQAPGMTKPAAQKLYQAIHGAENLDEKSQKS, encoded by the coding sequence ATGGAACAGACGCCGGACCAAAAGAAAAAAGAATTACGGAAAAAAGCAATGAAATTACCGCTTTCTCCGGGAGTCTATTTGATGCATGACCGTTCCGGAAAGATTATTTATATTGGAAAAGCAAAGGCACTCAAGAACCGGGTCAGCCAGTATTTTGGCAGTGAAAAAAATCATGATGACAAAGTGCGTCAAATGGTGGCGCATGTTGATTGGTTTGAATATATTTTGACCGATAGCGAATTTGAAGCGCTTGTTTTGGAATGCAGTCTGATAAAACAGCACACACCGAAGTATAATATCCTTTTGAAGGACGATAAAGGCTATCATTATATTAAAGTTACAAATGAGGAGTGGCCCAGAATTTCTCAGAGCAAACAAGCACCTGATGATGGGAATACCTATATCGGACCTTATGTAAGTTCCTGGGCAACGAAGGAGAGTGTGGACGAGGCACTCAAGATCTTTCGTTTACCAAGCTGCAACAGACATTTTCCAAGGGATATTGGAAAGGGAAGGCCATGCCTTAATTTCTTTATTAAGCAATGCTGTGCACCCTGCCGCGGAAAAATCAGCAAAGAAGAATATTTGGAATCTGTAAATGAAGCCATTGATTTTCTCAAAGGCGGCAGTTCCGAGAGTGTCCGAAAGCTGACGGAGAAAATGAATAAAGCTGCAGAAAATCTGGAATTTGAGTATGCAGCCAGAATTCGTGATCGCCTTTCTGCAATCCGAAAGATGGGAGACCGACAAAAGGTTGTAGCAATCAGTGTACCTGAGCAGGACGTGATTGCGTTGGCACAGGGACCAACCGCTTGTTGTTTTCAGGTGTTTCGCTTTCAGGATGGGAGACTTTGTGACCGCGAGAGTTTTCCGATGGGCAGATGCGGAGAACCAGAATCCGCTAGAAGAGAATTTTTAGAGCGCTATTATACGATCCGCAACCGTATCCCACCCCGCGTTACGCTCGATGGTCCGGCAGAAAGCATGGATCTTTTAGAGCGATGGCTAACAGAAAAACGCGGTTCTCGTGTCCTTTTGAGCGTGCCTCAGAAGGGAGAACAGGCAAAACTTGCTGAGATGGTAAGACAAAATGCGGCGGAAGCAGTTGCGCAAACAACCGGACGCACCGTAAAGGAAACTTCTGCTCTGGATGAACTGGGGAGAAAGTTGGGCCTTTCTGAGCCGCCAAAATATATTGAGTCCTACGATATCAGCAATCTGCAGGGCGGTGAAAATGTTGCCGGAATGATCGTCTTTGAAAATGGGCGGCCGTTAAAATCAGCTTACCGAAAATTCGGAATCAAAACAGTGGAAGGGCAGGACGATTATGCTTCTATGCGGGAAACACTGGAACGCCGCTTTGAGGAATATGAGCTGCATAAAGAAGAAGGCGAAGGCTTCGGTCGACTGCCCGATTTGATATTGCTGGATGGCGGAAAGGGGCAGGTCGCGGCGGTCAGACCTGTTCTGGAAGAACACCATCTTGAGATTCCGTTATTTGGTATGGTTAAGGATTCCTCTCACCGCACAAGGGCGATTACAGGTGACGGCGGCGAAATTTCGATCAGTTCCAACCGTGCTGCTTTCACGCTGGTGTCTTCTATTCAGGACGAAGTACACCGCTTTGCGATCGGATATCATCGTCAGCTGCGGAAAAAGCATTCGATCTCTTCTGCATTGACGACCGTGGAAGGAATCGGGGAAAAACGAGCAAAGGCGCTTTTGCGGTATTTTAGAACAATGACGGCAATTAGGGAAGCAGAGCTTTCCCAATTGGAGCAGGCTCCGGGGATGACAAAACCAGCGGCGCAAAAGCTTTATCAGGCGATTCACGGAGCAGAAAATCTTGACGAAAAATCGCAAAAAAGTTGA
- a CDS encoding conserved protein of unknown function (Evidence 4 : Unknown function but conserved in other organisms) has protein sequence MATLHNSSAAYDFSLFEEYAPEVQKTSQKASIDHPINNVVEMPQQKKKIGLRVRKRALKVVGMGIGLATMVSMVGVLIFGQVQLTELTDQIGKQKTALSEQQSLQTQLQVKADSQLSLSSLEERAKEMGMQKVNTAQATTVNLSQGDKSQVVTNTKTPSFLERVWDQIVSLLS, from the coding sequence TTGGCAACTTTACATAATAGTAGTGCAGCGTATGATTTTTCGTTGTTTGAGGAATATGCTCCTGAAGTACAAAAAACTTCTCAGAAAGCTTCAATAGATCATCCAATTAATAATGTGGTAGAAATGCCGCAACAGAAGAAAAAAATTGGTTTGCGTGTGCGCAAACGTGCTTTAAAAGTAGTAGGAATGGGCATTGGCCTTGCGACCATGGTCAGTATGGTCGGGGTTCTGATTTTTGGACAAGTTCAACTGACAGAATTAACAGATCAGATCGGAAAGCAAAAAACGGCTTTAAGTGAGCAGCAAAGCCTTCAAACTCAGCTTCAGGTGAAGGCAGATTCTCAGCTCTCTTTGTCTTCGCTGGAAGAGCGTGCAAAGGAAATGGGAATGCAGAAGGTAAATACGGCACAGGCAACTACCGTTAATTTGTCGCAGGGAGATAAGAGTCAGGTTGTTACCAACACGAAAACGCCTTCTTTTTTAGAGCGTGTGTGGGATCAAATTGTTTCTTTGCTGTCATAA
- the coaD gene encoding phosphopantetheine adenylyltransferase (Evidence 2a : Function from experimental evidences in other organisms; PubMedId : 10480925, 10939241, 16014871, 21912874; Product type e : enzyme), producing MKIAICPGSFDPVTLGHLDIISRSCKLFDKVIVAVLVNPEKKTLFTVEERMELLRRCTKDLPGIEVGSFYGLLADYAKEKHATAVVRGLRALSDFEYEFQMALTNRQLNPNLETIFLATQAQNMFISSSIVKQIANFDGDVSGCVPNCIIKDIQKRVEESRRESL from the coding sequence ATGAAAATAGCAATCTGTCCGGGCAGCTTTGATCCGGTTACTTTAGGACATCTCGATATTATCAGTCGTTCCTGTAAACTTTTTGATAAAGTGATTGTTGCTGTCCTGGTCAATCCGGAAAAAAAGACATTGTTTACAGTGGAAGAACGTATGGAGCTACTCAGACGCTGCACGAAGGACTTGCCGGGGATAGAAGTGGGCAGTTTTTATGGCCTTTTGGCCGATTATGCCAAAGAAAAACACGCAACTGCGGTGGTTCGTGGACTGCGGGCTCTTTCTGACTTTGAATATGAATTTCAGATGGCGCTGACAAACCGGCAGCTAAATCCGAATCTTGAAACTATTTTTTTGGCAACACAAGCACAGAACATGTTTATCAGTTCCAGCATCGTCAAACAGATTGCTAATTTTGATGGAGATGTGAGTGGCTGTGTTCCTAATTGCATTATTAAAGATATTCAAAAACGTGTTGAAGAAAGCAGGAGGGAATCCCTATGA
- a CDS encoding protein of unknown function (Evidence 5 : Unknown function), with translation MGVLSLGIVGGTTIRIIADGADEEEAVDSLVKLVKSGFAE, from the coding sequence TTGGGAGTGCTTTCTCTGGGAATTGTCGGCGGTACTACAATTCGTATTATTGCAGACGGCGCCGATGAGGAAGAGGCTGTTGACAGTTTGGTAAAACTTGTAAAATCCGGCTTTGCCGAGTAA
- a CDS encoding MerR family transcriptional regulator — protein MQIGQVQKETGLTRKAIEYAILQGFITPKTMENGYRDFDEQEVDLLKKIKVLRKLGLSGIEIQDVFSDNSTLQKCAAKKNTQIQLEQEKSKILEKLSESFDYQAASKSLKNLSQKETILQKLLDAFPGVYGELFSIHFAPFLNFSIQTQAQKQAYKKVVAFLDEIPPFEVPDELSDEIKKGAALLGKEKFHKIQLQTQSSIQNIDSFLEENEDMMNHYLTFRQSKEYYNSPVFKIQQLFLKFSQNYGYYTAFLPALRILSPSYCEYCKQMEKAEEKFLQKYPQAKALKKEI, from the coding sequence ATGCAAATAGGGCAGGTACAAAAAGAAACCGGGCTGACCAGAAAAGCAATCGAATATGCTATTTTGCAGGGATTCATTACTCCCAAAACAATGGAGAATGGGTATCGTGATTTTGATGAACAAGAGGTCGACTTATTAAAGAAGATCAAGGTGCTTCGTAAACTAGGACTATCCGGTATAGAAATTCAGGATGTATTCTCCGACAATTCCACTTTGCAAAAATGCGCTGCAAAGAAAAATACGCAGATACAATTAGAGCAGGAAAAATCCAAAATTTTAGAAAAGCTGAGTGAAAGCTTTGATTATCAGGCTGCCTCGAAATCGCTGAAAAATCTTTCTCAGAAGGAAACCATTCTTCAAAAATTGTTGGATGCTTTTCCTGGCGTTTATGGGGAACTGTTCAGCATCCACTTTGCACCGTTTTTGAATTTTTCCATTCAAACACAGGCGCAAAAGCAGGCATATAAAAAGGTGGTGGCTTTTCTTGATGAAATACCGCCTTTTGAAGTTCCAGACGAACTTTCAGACGAAATTAAAAAGGGTGCAGCTCTTCTTGGAAAAGAAAAGTTCCATAAGATTCAGCTTCAGACACAATCTTCTATTCAAAATATTGATTCTTTTTTAGAAGAAAATGAAGATATGATGAATCACTATCTTACTTTTCGGCAGTCAAAGGAATATTATAATTCCCCTGTTTTTAAGATACAGCAGCTTTTCCTCAAATTTAGTCAAAATTATGGATATTACACAGCTTTTCTTCCGGCACTGCGAATCTTAAGTCCGTCCTATTGTGAATACTGCAAACAAATGGAAAAGGCTGAAGAAAAGTTTCTTCAAAAATATCCACAGGCAAAAGCACTTAAAAAAGAAATTTAA
- a CDS encoding ATPase: protein MNAEDLINELYDLLDKAWSLPLSHGRAVLDSAEVKQILDELKESLPKEIQQAKGIVADRSQILTDAKREAETVIRVAEDRAKAMVNQEEIVKQAQQKANEVLLQTKQKARELRKASNDYVDDLMRRADEGLTGNLAELRKTRQNIKMSQRAAAQPQEHTSHQR from the coding sequence ATGAATGCTGAAGATTTAATCAATGAATTATACGATTTGCTGGATAAGGCATGGAGTCTTCCGTTGAGTCATGGCCGTGCGGTCTTAGACAGCGCGGAGGTTAAACAGATTTTGGATGAACTGAAAGAAAGTCTTCCAAAAGAGATTCAGCAGGCAAAAGGAATCGTAGCAGATCGCAGTCAGATTCTGACAGATGCTAAACGCGAGGCCGAAACGGTGATTCGTGTTGCGGAAGATCGCGCCAAAGCGATGGTCAATCAGGAAGAGATCGTTAAGCAGGCACAGCAAAAGGCAAACGAAGTGTTGCTGCAGACAAAGCAGAAGGCGCGGGAATTGCGCAAGGCCAGTAACGATTATGTAGATGACCTGATGCGCCGTGCTGACGAAGGCTTGACGGGGAATCTTGCGGAACTGCGCAAAACACGGCAGAATATCAAAATGAGCCAGCGTGCGGCAGCACAGCCGCAGGAGCATACTTCTCATCAGAGATGA
- a CDS encoding Cell division protein FtsI (Peptidoglycan synthetase): MAKGTTSKMWKRTTTLLITLIVLGFGTVIFTLFHLQVIDGETLKSKAVAQQLKDNILSAKRGTIYDCNMKELATSADVWKIVLVPAQMDETKYPGQKEAIISGLSQILGVDRSKIEDACNNRDSYWQVISSKVETDVKNQLADWIEADAQKKSGYLALGNCIEYENDYKRYYPFGDFASVVLGFTNADGDGVEGLESEYNSYLKGTNGRLVTAKNAQQGDMPFQYSQRVEAQDGSSLVLTIDEVAQHYLEKALEEGAIAHNAGNRALGILMDVNTGEIKAMAVKGNFNSNDVVNVNKNMLADSGAFDPNNPRVLTDTEKARIAKLPEDQQNTATLNTLQQKWRNKAVSDTYYPGSVFKMCTGSMAMEEGVVNENTTYTCTGSYQIPGASKPINCWKTGGHGTENFVQGLCNSCNTFFIHIGVDLLGKERFFKYFQGFGFTEKTGIDLPGEANSLYYSEEALDPINLAVESFGQNFSITPLQMVTACAAVANGGNLVTPHVVKQIVGADGNIQKSVGTEVRRQVISEDTSKRMTAIMQQNAVSGTAKNGYLMGYRIAGKTGTSEKVDKDNQKKAIDGVEGEYYIASYCGFAPADNPQYALLIFVDEPDASVGSYYGGAVAGPIFSQVMGEVLPYLGVDAKYDEADEAKLDVKAQDVTGKSVADAKAALQGQGLSVEVQGSGDSVLIQIPQGGQSMPKDGTVVLFTDQASRSTTVDVPDFSGMTVSEAEATAASHHLNIELAGAGETGSSGITASGQSATAGSKVTPGTIVTVTFIEKDTVM; the protein is encoded by the coding sequence ATGGCAAAAGGTACCACCTCGAAAATGTGGAAACGGACGACGACCCTTTTGATTACTTTGATTGTTTTGGGATTTGGCACGGTGATCTTTACGTTGTTTCATCTTCAGGTCATCGATGGGGAAACTTTAAAATCGAAAGCAGTCGCTCAGCAGTTAAAGGATAATATCCTTTCTGCAAAACGCGGTACAATCTATGACTGCAATATGAAGGAGCTTGCTACCAGCGCTGATGTTTGGAAGATTGTATTGGTGCCGGCACAGATGGATGAGACAAAATATCCGGGCCAAAAAGAAGCAATTATTTCCGGACTAAGTCAGATCCTGGGAGTTGACCGTTCTAAAATTGAAGATGCCTGCAATAACCGGGATTCTTATTGGCAGGTGATCAGCTCTAAGGTGGAAACAGATGTTAAAAATCAGCTGGCGGACTGGATCGAAGCAGATGCCCAGAAAAAGAGCGGCTATCTTGCTTTAGGAAATTGCATAGAATATGAAAATGATTATAAACGCTACTATCCGTTTGGCGATTTTGCTTCGGTCGTTTTGGGCTTTACCAATGCGGACGGAGACGGTGTAGAAGGGCTTGAGTCTGAATATAATTCCTATTTAAAAGGTACAAACGGACGCCTTGTTACGGCGAAGAATGCGCAGCAGGGAGATATGCCTTTCCAATATTCGCAGAGAGTAGAGGCTCAGGATGGTTCTTCTCTCGTTTTAACGATCGATGAAGTTGCACAGCACTATCTGGAAAAAGCACTGGAGGAAGGTGCCATCGCACATAATGCCGGAAACCGTGCATTGGGAATCTTGATGGATGTCAATACCGGCGAGATTAAGGCAATGGCGGTGAAAGGCAATTTCAACAGTAATGATGTAGTGAATGTCAATAAGAATATGCTGGCTGATTCCGGCGCATTTGATCCCAATAATCCGCGAGTCTTAACAGATACGGAAAAAGCGCGGATTGCTAAATTACCGGAAGACCAGCAGAATACAGCAACCCTCAATACGCTTCAGCAGAAATGGAGAAACAAAGCAGTCAGTGATACATATTATCCTGGTTCTGTCTTTAAGATGTGTACGGGCTCCATGGCGATGGAAGAGGGCGTTGTGAATGAAAATACAACGTATACTTGTACTGGTAGCTACCAAATTCCGGGCGCAAGCAAACCGATTAATTGCTGGAAGACCGGCGGACATGGAACAGAAAATTTTGTGCAGGGACTGTGCAATTCCTGTAACACTTTCTTTATTCATATTGGTGTAGACCTTCTTGGAAAAGAGCGTTTCTTTAAATATTTCCAAGGATTTGGATTTACAGAAAAAACAGGAATTGATTTACCTGGCGAAGCGAATTCTCTCTATTATAGTGAAGAAGCGCTCGACCCAATCAACTTGGCCGTTGAATCTTTCGGTCAGAACTTCAGTATTACGCCGCTGCAAATGGTTACTGCCTGCGCGGCAGTCGCAAATGGCGGAAATTTGGTAACTCCGCATGTGGTAAAGCAAATTGTCGGGGCAGACGGAAATATTCAGAAAAGTGTCGGAACTGAGGTTCGTCGGCAGGTAATTTCAGAGGATACCAGTAAGCGAATGACTGCAATTATGCAGCAGAATGCTGTCAGTGGTACAGCCAAAAATGGTTATTTGATGGGATACCGGATCGCCGGAAAGACGGGCACCAGTGAAAAAGTAGATAAAGATAATCAAAAGAAGGCTATTGACGGAGTAGAGGGCGAGTATTATATCGCTTCTTATTGCGGATTTGCTCCGGCAGATAATCCGCAGTATGCACTGTTGATTTTTGTTGATGAACCGGATGCAAGCGTGGGCAGTTACTATGGCGGCGCAGTTGCCGGTCCGATCTTTAGTCAGGTGATGGGAGAAGTCCTTCCATATTTGGGCGTCGATGCAAAATATGATGAGGCAGATGAAGCAAAGCTGGATGTTAAAGCACAGGATGTCACTGGAAAATCAGTAGCAGACGCAAAGGCTGCACTGCAAGGTCAGGGCCTTTCAGTCGAAGTACAGGGATCTGGAGATTCTGTGTTGATACAAATTCCTCAGGGCGGTCAATCTATGCCAAAAGATGGAACCGTTGTGCTCTTTACAGATCAGGCAAGCAGAAGCACGACAGTAGATGTTCCGGATTTTTCAGGAATGACGGTTTCAGAGGCCGAGGCGACAGCAGCTTCTCATCATTTGAATATTGAACTGGCAGGTGCCGGCGAAACCGGGAGCAGCGGCATTACCGCTTCCGGTCAGAGTGCGACAGCTGGCAGTAAGGTAACACCGGGCACAATTGTGACGGTTACCTTTATTGAAAAAGACACTGTTATGTAA
- the mraZ gene encoding inhibitor of RsmH and transcriptional regulator (Evidence 2a : Function from experimental evidences in other organisms; PubMedId : 10572301, 15939023, 16511046, 24659771, 22720735; Product type r : regulator), whose protein sequence is MLIGEYQHNIDSKGRVIVPSKFREDLGEHFYIAKGLDRCLFVFSQEEWSRLQEKVRAMPISKARGLQRFFFAGACEAVPDKQGRILIPQLLREHAGLKKDITFIGASSRAEIWDTASWNAFNAELTQESIADAMDDLEL, encoded by the coding sequence ATGCTGATCGGTGAGTATCAACATAATATTGATTCAAAAGGCCGCGTAATTGTGCCTTCTAAATTCCGTGAGGATTTAGGAGAGCACTTTTATATTGCGAAAGGCCTTGATCGTTGCCTGTTTGTATTCTCTCAAGAGGAATGGAGCAGACTGCAGGAAAAAGTACGTGCCATGCCAATTTCTAAGGCACGCGGACTGCAGCGCTTTTTCTTTGCAGGAGCTTGTGAGGCCGTTCCCGATAAGCAGGGCAGAATCCTGATCCCACAACTGCTGCGCGAACATGCCGGGCTGAAAAAGGATATCACTTTTATCGGCGCGTCCAGTCGAGCAGAAATTTGGGACACCGCTTCTTGGAATGCATTTAATGCAGAATTGACACAGGAAAGCATCGCTGATGCGATGGATGATCTGGAACTATGA
- the rsmD gene encoding 16S rRNA m2G966 methyltransferase (Evidence 2a : Function from experimental evidences in other organisms; PubMedId : 16014871, 17389639, 22535590, 22649054; Product type e : enzyme) yields MRVITGSARGRKLVTREGEETRPTPERVKEALFSIIQFRVEGRRVLDAFAGSGQLGIEALSRGASHADFLDQSRESVAVIQKNLAETGLSEQAEVYHTDALVFLMRKNAPYDLCFLDPPYRTGLLQKALPLCAECMDPGGMIICEHPTDEKLPEQAGKFQKEREYRYGKILLTTYTCKEVNI; encoded by the coding sequence ATGCGCGTAATTACAGGCTCTGCCCGGGGAAGAAAATTAGTGACCCGGGAAGGGGAAGAAACCCGTCCGACTCCGGAGCGGGTCAAAGAGGCACTGTTCAGTATTATTCAGTTTCGAGTGGAAGGACGGAGGGTCCTTGATGCATTTGCAGGTTCCGGTCAGTTGGGAATTGAAGCACTGAGCCGTGGTGCATCCCATGCGGATTTTTTGGATCAGAGCCGTGAAAGTGTTGCGGTAATTCAAAAAAATTTAGCAGAAACAGGCCTTTCAGAACAGGCCGAAGTTTATCACACAGATGCATTGGTTTTTCTGATGCGGAAAAATGCACCTTATGATTTGTGCTTTCTAGATCCGCCCTATCGTACCGGCCTTCTGCAGAAAGCACTGCCGCTCTGTGCGGAATGTATGGATCCGGGAGGGATGATCATTTGTGAGCATCCTACGGATGAAAAATTGCCGGAGCAGGCGGGAAAGTTCCAAAAAGAACGGGAATATCGTTACGGAAAAATTCTGCTGACGACCTATACGTGTAAGGAAGTAAATATATGA
- the mraY gene encoding phospho-N-acetylmuramoyl-pentapeptide undecaprenyl phosphate (C55P) transferase (Evidence 2a : Function from experimental evidences in other organisms; PubMedId : 12682299, 15131133, 15849754, 16850406, 9592129, 24895118, 26620564, 27312048; Product type e : enzyme): MNIIWIVSAAAISFGVTALLGKWMVPYLHHINFGQTIREVGPKWHQKKNGTPTMGGFMFMAGIALALLATIPFCGENFAENLMGTRVVGGLLMALGFGMVGFVDDYIKVVKKRNLGLTVLQKLLLQIIVAAAYLLALKMAGTGSITIVPGVGAVDLGTGYWVLSLIGIVGMVNAVNFTDGIDGLNTSVTFVVAIFFMAIAGVMKLTGMSILSAACAGGCLGFLMWNFYPAKVFMGDTGSLFLGGLVCALGFGMNVPVLIPLMGIIYVCEILSVVLQVTYFKATHGKRIFKMTPIHHHFEMCGWSEVKICCVFSLVTIVACIVALLLVMRTYWMPI, from the coding sequence ATGAATATTATTTGGATCGTCTCTGCGGCGGCTATTTCATTTGGTGTAACTGCATTGCTTGGAAAATGGATGGTGCCCTATTTGCACCATATCAATTTTGGGCAGACGATTCGCGAAGTTGGTCCAAAATGGCACCAGAAAAAAAACGGAACCCCTACGATGGGCGGATTTATGTTTATGGCAGGAATCGCCTTGGCACTTCTTGCGACGATTCCTTTCTGTGGAGAAAATTTTGCGGAAAATCTAATGGGAACCCGTGTAGTCGGCGGCCTTTTGATGGCACTTGGTTTTGGAATGGTCGGTTTTGTGGACGATTATATTAAGGTTGTGAAAAAGCGAAACCTTGGGCTTACCGTTTTACAGAAGCTTTTACTGCAGATTATTGTGGCGGCAGCATACCTTTTGGCGCTGAAAATGGCCGGAACCGGTTCGATTACGATCGTTCCAGGAGTTGGAGCAGTAGATCTCGGAACCGGATACTGGGTCCTTTCGCTGATTGGAATTGTGGGCATGGTAAATGCAGTCAACTTTACAGATGGAATTGACGGGCTGAATACCTCCGTGACTTTTGTCGTGGCAATCTTCTTTATGGCGATTGCAGGTGTGATGAAGCTAACGGGAATGAGCATTTTGTCGGCGGCATGCGCAGGAGGATGCCTGGGATTCCTGATGTGGAATTTTTATCCCGCAAAAGTTTTTATGGGGGATACCGGTTCCTTATTTTTAGGCGGTTTGGTCTGTGCACTTGGATTTGGGATGAATGTGCCGGTATTAATTCCTCTTATGGGGATTATCTATGTATGTGAGATTCTTTCCGTTGTGCTGCAGGTGACCTACTTTAAAGCGACCCACGGAAAGAGAATTTTTAAGATGACACCGATCCACCATCATTTTGAGATGTGCGGATGGAGTGAAGTGAAAATTTGCTGTGTATTCAGCCTTGTGACGATTGTAGCCTGCATTGTGGCATTACTGCTTGTGATGCGAACTTACTGGATGCCAATCTGA